A section of the Nymphaea colorata mitochondrion, complete genome genome encodes:
- the sdh3 gene encoding succinate dehydrogenase subunit 3: MLTNRPLSPHLTIYKPQLTSTFSIFHRISGAFLATMVLFSSLLCLKMGLISFTYENFYQSSLSLPKFILSAVDLTTLALCYHMSNGVRHLWWDFAVRLTSFLDIYRFDSWFCY, from the coding sequence ATGTTAACAAATCGCCCGTTACCACCTCATCTTACTATTTATAAGCCACAGCTCACTTCGACGTTTCCCATTTCCCATAGAATTTCCGGGGCTTTCCTAGCCACTATGGTTTTGTTTAGTCCTCTTCTTTGTCCGAAAATGGGTTTGATTAGCTTCACCTATGAGAATTTCTACCAATCATCGCCGTCTTTACCGAAGTTCATCCTCAGCGCCGTCGATCTGACTACCTTAGCGCTGTGCTATCATATGAGTAATGGAGTTCGTCATTTATGGCGGGATTTTGCTGTTCGTCTCACATCTTTCTTGGACATCTATCGATTTGATAGTTGGTTTTGCTATTAG